One Pseudobutyrivibrio xylanivorans genomic window, TTCCTTCCTTTACGATAAACGTATCTTTATCAAAATCTATAATTCCATCATCCCTCATTTTTGAGAGTTCGCGTATCATTGCGCTGCGATTAACGGACAAGTACTCAGCAAGAGCTACTCTTGAAAGAGGGGAGTTAACATATTTAGAATTCTGCTCCTGAGCAAGCTGGGAAATGTATGCCAAAAGCTTTTCCCGGATGCTGCCTTTTGAGAGAACTTCTATCTTATTAAGGAACTTTTGATTTTTTGTTCCCAGTAGGTGAAACAGGTTTGTTGCAATCTGAGCATGAAAGACACAGGCATTAGGACATGAATGAATTATGTTTGAGGCTGAAAGGAATAAGACTTTCGTATTCTCGGCAGCTTTAAATATCACCGATGAAGAAACGTCTTTTTGAACAGCAAAGCTTTCACCAAACAATTCCCCAGGACCGAAGAAGGTAAATAGAGTACTATTGCCCCAAATGTCATTCTTTATCATATGAACACTTCCATATAGAACGATACCTACATAAGGAATATGGTCTGTTTCCATATAGATTGTCTGCCCCTTCTTGAATTCTTTTTTGAAGGAATGAATGCAAACCAATAGCTTGTCCAAATCAACTTCTTTAATATTTTCAAAAAGAGCAACGTCGTTATAGCTAATTTCATTATTCATAGGGTTCACCTGCCTATCTATATACTACCTAAATAGTACGATGAAAAGAGTTGCATTTGCAACTATATTTGTTTGATTCCTGTTTTATAGTCCTAGGCATGAACAAAAACTGTTTTAAAAGGAGTCAAACAAATGGAAAATAAAATGTTTTGTTATCAGTGTCAGGAAACTGCAGGTTGCAGTGGTTGTACAATGTCTGGTGTATGCGGAAAGAAGCCAGAGGTTGCAAATATTCAGGATTTATTAGTTTATGTTACAAAGGGACTTTCTGCAGTAACAACAGCACTTCGTAATGAGGGTAAGGAAGTTTCAGAAAATGTAAATCACCTTGTATCAGTAAATCTTTTTACTACTATTACAAATGCTAATTTTGATTATGATGCAATTTCAGGAAAAATTAGGGAGACAATTTTTGTTAAGGAACAGTTGTTAGGTCAGCTTGGCGATGACGTGAAGGCTAAACTTCCAGAGGCTGCACTTTGGGCAGGCGAAGAAGTTGAGTTTGATGCAAAGGCAAAGACTGTAGGCGTTCTTTCTACAGAAAATGAAGATATTCGTTCACTTAGAGAACTTATTACATACGGTCTCAAGGGACTTGCTGCATATTCAAAGCATGCTAATGCGCTTCTTAAGGAAAATGTGGAAGTAGATGCATTTTTACAGAAGGCTCTTGCTGATACACTTGATGACAGCCTTACAGTGGATGACTTGGTACAGCTTACTCTTGAAGCTGGTAAATACGGTGTGGAAGGAATGGCACTTCTTGATGAGGCTAATACAACAGCTTTTGGAAACCCAGAGATTACACAGGTAAATATTGGTGTAAGAAATAATCCAGGTATTCTTATTTCAGGCCATGACTTAAAGGATCTTGAAATGCTTTTAGAGCAGACTAAGGGAACAGGCGTGGATGTTTATACTCACTCAGAGATGCTTCCTGCTCACTATTATCCATTCTTCAAAAAGTACGATAACTTTGCAGGAAATTATGGTAATGCATGGTGGAAGCAGAAGGAAGAATTCGATAGCTTCAACGG contains:
- a CDS encoding Crp/Fnr family transcriptional regulator — translated: MNNEISYNDVALFENIKEVDLDKLLVCIHSFKKEFKKGQTIYMETDHIPYVGIVLYGSVHMIKNDIWGNSTLFTFFGPGELFGESFAVQKDVSSSVIFKAAENTKVLFLSASNIIHSCPNACVFHAQIATNLFHLLGTKNQKFLNKIEVLSKGSIREKLLAYISQLAQEQNSKYVNSPLSRVALAEYLSVNRSAMIRELSKMRDDGIIDFDKDTFIVKEGNYGKEN
- the hcp gene encoding hydroxylamine reductase — its product is MENKMFCYQCQETAGCSGCTMSGVCGKKPEVANIQDLLVYVTKGLSAVTTALRNEGKEVSENVNHLVSVNLFTTITNANFDYDAISGKIRETIFVKEQLLGQLGDDVKAKLPEAALWAGEEVEFDAKAKTVGVLSTENEDIRSLRELITYGLKGLAAYSKHANALLKENVEVDAFLQKALADTLDDSLTVDDLVQLTLEAGKYGVEGMALLDEANTTAFGNPEITQVNIGVRNNPGILISGHDLKDLEMLLEQTKGTGVDVYTHSEMLPAHYYPFFKKYDNFAGNYGNAWWKQKEEFDSFNGPILMTTNCIVPPADSYKDRMFTTGACGYPGCKHIDGEYGQTKDFSEIIEMAKKCDAPTEIETGTITGGFAHEQVFALADTVVDAVKSGAIKKFVVMAGCDGRAKSRSYYSEFAQALPKDTVILTAGCAKYKYNKLDLGDIGGIPRVLDAGQCNDSYSLALIALKLKEVFELDDVNNLPIVYNISWYEQKAVIVLLALLYLGVKNIHLGPTLPAFLSPNVANVLVENFGIAGITNVEDDIKTLIG